From one Culex quinquefasciatus strain JHB chromosome 3, VPISU_Cqui_1.0_pri_paternal, whole genome shotgun sequence genomic stretch:
- the LOC6050011 gene encoding uncharacterized protein LOC6050011 gives MESAGQRSCVVLLFLLASLVSSETVSQHQSNQIQTNLPLSLPPPPPPSLDPEVVSLNNDFDWKLVKEVFQREQQNTIFSPFSVKLLLTLLYEAAGENSTTKRELSKALVGVNLDKSRELYREFLESSTKENGNYEFNIGTRVYVDDDVANVTANYTELVEWCYKTNIERVDFGKTTETVARVNDWCSNITHGHLNELVTEDHIKNSVMIIANVLFLKASWRNSFDENNTRKREFHVSPNHSTKPEFMEQTDIYAYLDDPELQLEVVRLPYKGRLFSMYIVLPYANRTLDQMVSTLTADNLIKLESKLLREEVVVVIPKFKFDYGATLNDALTTLGISEVFTNRASLPQLSGGLNETLQVSKILQKAGIEVNEKGTLAFAATEIQLVNKFGIDDNPIEFIAERPFMFYIKDEESDALLFVGKVQDPMVAPGTHGTTRNLTPARDSTQLGVVLEDAVDSELLKDQDHREAPVDVRKSKDLGVQLGWFGVVVIDDLLHERNLNCAAVAGIKGLRCCGSFREDHHHHHSRILTARVCVQLLPKTDQGRITFLKPDTTSERSKMSAIFVIFCCVLAAFSVKATDVEIPDEGPFRDTRNVEFDWKLTQSIFSTQRANTVISPFSVKILLALLYEASNDAANIGETLTKRELRLVLEPNGNLNDTRSKYRMFLDSALKPNSLYDFQIGTKFFVDEFIDVISKYQIISYEYYNATVDKVPFSKPQVAAKQINDWVSKTTNGRINELVNAEGVEGAVITLVNALYFKGLWKYPFPENGPKRTFNAAGRKVQANYMEQNAQLYYDDSATLGAQLLRMPYQGGKFAMYFMLPHQGQTVDDVVSRITPQSLHQALWYMDESDVNVTIPKFRFDFSEEMNKPLQDIGIREIFSTNASLPLLARGKGTRDQVRVSKVFQKAGVTVNEVGSEAYAATEIQLVNKFGGDGTQIFNANRPFVFFIEDEHTGSLLVVGKVEDPTK, from the exons ATGGAGTCCGCTGGTCAACGAAGTTGCGTAGTGCTACTGT TTCTGCTGGCATCGCTCGTGTCATCGGAGACCGTGTCCCAGCACCAATCAAACCAGATACAAACGAACCTGCCTTTATCGCTgccaccaccaccgccgccaTCGTTGGACCCCGAAGTCGTTTCCCTCAACAATGACTTTGATTGGAAGCTGGTAAAG GAAGTTTTCCAGCGCGAGCAACAAAACACAATTTTCTCGCCGTTTTCCGTCAAGTTGCTGCTCACGCTGCTGTACGAGGCGGCAGGTGAAAACAGCACCACCAAGCGTGAACTCTCCAAGGCCCTGGTCGGGGTGAATCTGGACAAGAGCCGGGAGCTGTATCGGGAGTTCCTGGAAAGTTCAACG AAGGAGAACGGCAACTACGAGTTCAACATTGGGACACGTGTCTACGTGGACGATGACGTGGCGAACGTTACCGCCAATTACACCGAACTGGTGGAGTGGTGCTACAAAACCAACATCGAACGGGTTGACTTTGGCAAAACGACGGAAACGGTCGCCAGGGTGAACGACTGGTGTTCTAACATTACCCACGGACATCTGAACGAGCTGGTGACTGAAG ATCACATCAAAAACTCGGTGATGATCATCGCGAACGTACTCTTCCTGAAGGCTTCGTGGCGCAACTCCTTCGACGAGAACAACACCCGCAAGCGAGAGTTCCACGTCAGCCCGAACCACAGCACCAAACCAGAGTTCATGGAACAAACCGACATCTACGCGTACCTGGACGACCCGGAACTTCAGCTCGAGGTGGTCCGACTACCGTACAAGGGTCGCCTCTTCTCGATGTACATCGTGCTCCCGTACGCAAACCGAACGCTGGACCAAATGGTGTCGACCCTAACGGCGGACAACCTAATCAAACTAGAGAGTAAATTACTCCGCGAAGAAGTGGTTGTGGTCATCCCCAAGTTCAAGTTTGACTACGGAGCCACCCTCAACGATGCCCTGACCACGCTTGGCATTTCCGAGGTGTTCACCAACCGGGCGTCGCTGCCACAACTCTCGGGAGGACTAAATGAAACCCTGCAGGTCTCCAAAATACTCCAGAAAGCCGGCATCGAGGTCAACGAAAAGGGAACGCTTGCCTTTGCGGCGACGGAAATTCAGCTGGTGAACAAGTTCGGAATTGATGACAATCCGATCGAGTTTATAGCTGAACGGCCCTTCATGTTTTACATCAAAGACGAGGAATCGGACGCACTGTTGTTCGTGGGGAAGGTGCAAGATCCGATGGTGGCGCCAGGGACCCATGGGACCACGAGGAAT TTGACCCCCGCGAGAGATTCCACCCAGCTCGGCGTTGTCCTGGAAGATGCGGTTGATTCCGAGCTGCTGAAG GATCAAGATCATCGAGAAGCGCCCGTTGACGTACGGAAGTCGAAGGACCTTGGCGTTCAGCTGGGGTGGTTCGGAGTAGTAGTGATCGACGATCTGCTTCATGAACGGAACCTGAACTGTGCGGCCGTCGCCGGTATTAAAGGGTTGCGTTGCTGTGGCAGCTTCCGGGAAGAT catcaccatcatcattcTCGGATTCTCACCGCGCGAGTTTGTGTTCAGTTGCTGCCGAAGACCGATCAAGGAAggatcacttttttgaaaccagaCACCACGAGTGAGCGCTCCAAGATGAGCGCAATTTTTGTGATATTCT GCTGTGTTCTAGCAGCATTCAGCGTCAAGGCAACTGATGTGGAAATACCTGATGAGGGACCATTTCGCGATACAAGAAATGTTGAATTTGACTGGAAGCTAACCCAG AGCATCTTCTCAACGCAACGCGCCAACACGGTGATCTCGCCATTTTCGGTAAAAATCCTCCTCGCCCTACTGTACGAGGCCAGCAACGATGCGGCCAACATCGGCGAAACGCTCACCAAGCGCGAGCTGCGACTGGTGCTGGAACCGAACGGTAACCTGAACGACACCCGGTCCAAGTACCGCATGTTCCTGGACTCCGCTTTG AAACCCAACTCGCTGTACGACTTCCAAATCGGCACCAAGTTCTTCGTGGATGAGTTCATCGACGTCATCTCCAAGTATCAGATCATCTCGTACGAGTACTACAACGCCACGGTGGACAAGGTGCCGTTCTCGAAGCCGCAGGTTGCGGCTAAGCAGATCAACGACTGGGTCTCCAAAACTACCAACGGTCGCATCAACGAGCTTGTTAATGCtg AGGGTGTGGAAGGAGCCGTCATCACGCTGGTGAACGCCCTGTACTTCAAGGGACTGTGGAAGTATCCGTTCCCGGAGAATGGTCCCAAGCGTACCTTCAACGCAGCTGGTCGAAAGGTCCAGGCCAATTACATGGAACAAAACGCCCAACTGTACTACGACGATTCGGCCACGCTGGGAGCTCAGTTGCTGCGAATGCCATACCAGGGAGGCAAATTCGCCATGTACTTCATGCTGCCTCACCAGGGTCAGACCGTGGACGATGTTGTGAGCCGTATCACGCCGCAGAGTCTGCACCAGGCGCTGTGGTACATGGACGAGTCGGACGTTAACGTTACCATTCCCAAGTTCCGGTTCGACTTTTCCGAGGAGATGAACAAGCCTCTTCAGGAT ATCGGAATCCGTGAAATCTTTTCGACCAACGCATCGCTGCCACTGTTGGCCCGCGGCAAGGGCACCCGGGATCAGGTCCGAGTGTCGAAGGTGTTCCAGAAGGCCGGCGTCACCGTCAACGAGGTGGGCAGTGAAGCCTATGCCGCTACGGAAATCCAACTCGTCAACAAGTTCGGCGGTGACGGCACCCAGATCTTCAACGCCAACCGGCCGTTTGTGTTCTTCATCGAGGACGAGCACACCGGTTCGCTGCTGGTCGTAGGAAAAGTCGAAGATCCCACCAAGTGA
- the LOC6050005 gene encoding serine protease inhibitor 27A produces MTQKKNRFFWCAVLLISLAFSGESLAARRRPVGSRNAEIEPMPEPTQDDEFDWKLIKTIFSRSPGNVAVSTFSAKYLLNMLYEGTSARTQTQQELSGHLGRDAGVNPAPPSIVNTMGAIQTNPDQLISASRIFADEQVSVTQKFTSTVSMIYNSSVENVNFQQGPQAAQTINRWVSEGTRGLIPELVTPQSITGSILLLANTIYFKGLWTHIFPEAATATQPFNTGDGRTVQVPFMKQIVDHYYSEPPQLNAKVLRLPYVNGRFSMILILPNEGSNLNQLLTALSADSIHQAIKTMEETEVKLELPRFKIDHSTSLKEDLQQLGINRIFQDNAELGGISRGGQLPVKVSDVFQKTVIVVDETGSTASSASGSSLVFTIATEPERFVADRPFLFFIEEESTGTVLFAGKVEDPSQ; encoded by the exons ATGACTCAGAAGAAGAACAGGTTCTTCTGGTGCGCGGTGCTGCTGATAAGCCTCG CTTTCAGTGGGGAATCCCTAGCCGCTCGGAGGCGACCTGTTGGATCTCGCAATGCAGAGATTGAGCCGATGCCGGAACCAACGCAGGACGATGAGTTCGATTGGAAGCTGATAAAG ACAATCTTCTCCAGAAGCCCTGGAAATGTTGCAGTGTCAACGTTTTCCGCCAAATATCTGCTAAACATGCTGTACGAAGGAACCAGTGCTCGTACGCAAACCCAGCAGGAGTTGAGTGGCCATCTTGGACGGGACGCGGGCGTAAACCCAGCCCCTCCGTCGATCGTGAATACAATGGGCGCCATCCAGACAAATCCCGATCAGCTGATCTCCGCCAGTAGAATCTTTGCCGACGAACAGGTTTCAGTGACGCAAAAGTTCACCTCTACCGTTAGCATGATCTACAACTCCAGCGTAGAGAACGTCAACTTCCAGCAGGGTCCCCAGGCCGCTCAGACCATCAACCGATGGGTGTCAGAGGGCACTCGTGGATTGATTCCTGAACTCGTTACTCCCCAAAGCATCACAGGATCGATTTTGCTTCTGGCAAACACCATCTACTTCAAAGGCCTGTGGACCCACATCTTCCCGGAAGCTGCCACAGCAACGCAACCCTTTAATACCGGCGACGGCCGCACAGTTCAGGTTCCGTTCATGAAGCAGATCGTCGATCACTACTACTCCGAACCACCCCAGCTGAACGCCAAGGTCCTTCGACTTCCGTACGTCAACGGGCGCTTCTCGATGATCTTGATCCTGCCGAACGAAGGTAGCAACTTGAACCAACTACTGACCGCCCTGTCAGCCGATTCCATCCACCAAGCCATCAAAACGATGGAAGAAACGGAAGTCAAGCTAGAGCTGCCTCGGTTCAAAATCGATCACTCAACCTCGCTCAAAGAAGACCTTCAGCAGCTCGGAATCAACCGCATCTTCCAGGACAACGCCGAGCTGGGTGGAATCTCTCGCGGGGGTCAACTGCCGGTGAAGGTCTCGGACGTGTTCCAGAAGACGGTTATCGTCGTAGATGAAACCGGAAGCACGGCATCGTCAGCATCCGGATCGTCGCTGGTGTTTACCATCGCAACCGAACCGGAGCGTTTTGTGGCGGATCGACCGTTTTTGTTCTTCATCGAGGAGGAATCCACCGGGACGGTGCTGTTTGCGGGCAAAGTGGAGGATCCGTCACAGTGA